The genomic stretch acaagcgtacggattagttgtagcttttccctcagagtactcccctaaggtttatcaatacgtggaacttatagcacaagatctattttaaCTAGTATTGTTAGTATGGACTTGGTGTTGATGAGTCATTCAGATGTAATCTACTAAACATGCACAGACAGATAACATATAGAGTAGAGGTAACCAAtttagagcaacctagactatgcctATGTTGTAATTTTAAGCatagatagcaaagcaacacatatatgatcttagtaaaaagtatctttaaatctacacctccaaTATGCCTCCTGAAACCCCCTATCTTACGTAAGAAAGACCCCGTCACGATCCCCTCTATTAGCATAGGTAGATTAAAGACacgatcaaaagaacatgttatatTCATTGGTAGATCAGGTATGCAAATccggtcaccacgaccacaagaacatcTTAAGCAATTTATCATCGATTAATAGAtcgaaaagcaagcaaacccaatagagcataaaaccatagaaaAAGATACTTggatcgctaagaacatgaacagatctattacttcaccatgaatgattgtacatcacaagatcactaTCGGGGTCCTACCTtaatcttgatgactcctagctccaaaactccagcgTGGTCTTCCTcacagggtgatcacgccggcaGAGGCTCGCCTACGCTAACACCTAACAATTGCACGGCCCTTAGCTCTCCAAAATGGTgcccctcaagctccttctgcttgtctactgcttcacgtcgagtacgtcGTCTCCAATTTGCGGGCTTGGTAGTTTTGcgaggtatttatagtccagaggacgcgtggtaaaaattggaaggtgaggggggcgaaggaaaccccaggccgatcggcttgggaggatccaggccgatcgacctaagccttccttttgccctctcgcgtcctgcttcatctccaagtctccTTAGGTGAtctggaatcttcttttcacttgcatgtgggcttggcacgtcggtagcttccggatgagattgatcttcaataactttccaaatctccacttgatcttctccgattcctctttgatctcgAGGTGATCCTTGCtatatcttcataaacttagcccctaagtaatGTTGGAgggttgcttgccaaagatgggcaccAGGGGGCGCCAGAGAGTGCTAGCAGGATCGGCTTGGGctcctctaggccgatcggcctagccccttcCTGAGCCCGTTGACCTTCATCTTCGTTTGATTCGATGCTCattcagtgctttatccaaaaatatgcttttagtcCCAATTTCTTGCAAAAACACAACATTCTCCAAAATacgttgcatatgtgaaaatgaccggtttattaggtgtaatcgatagtttaggtattaaattcatgtcattattgaagataaacaggagTAAATGTATGTCAATCATGAGCGTCAACGGACATTGTAGGCGAAACTGAATGTATCCGCCAGGAGGCGCTTGATGAATAATAAGATGTTTACTTGGTCCTCATCACTTCTCAGTTCGCATGCCCAAGCCCTTGCAGCTTTGTTCGGCTGGACTGTCCCTGATGAGGAGGTGCTGGAACAGGAGCTGAGGGCCTAATTCCTTTTTCATGTGTGATCTGTTGGTTGTCTTTTTTGTGTGTTATCATGAATGCGTCCAACATCCTATGCTGGAATGTGCGTGGCCTTAACTCTAGGGCCCGACAGGACTCAGTACATACCTCGGTTAGTGCTTCAAAGATCCATGTAGCATGTATCCAGAAAACAAAGATGGTTGGGATCTCTCAAGGAACAATACTATCCACTCTTGGTTCGGATTTCTCTCACTTTGCGGAGCTACCTTCGGTTGGGGCCAGTGGAGGGATTCTGGTTGCTTGGAAGCATTGCCTTGGGCCTGCGGCGTGTCCGCCGAGTGAACAATTATTGTATCTCAGTTTAGTTCAGACCAACTATCGGGCCAACCTGGTGGCTCACATGCGTGTATAGGCCTCAAGGAGACGATAACAAGTTGTTATTTCTACAAGAGCTGAGGCATGTGAGAGCGGCATGCTAGGGACCATGGATAGTGTTGGGAGATTTTAATCTTATTGTGAAGGCTGAGGACAAGAACAATGACAATCTGAATCGGGCAATGATGGGCAGGTTTCGCCGACTAATCAATGACCTTGGGTTAAATGATGTGCATCTGCATGGCCCCAAATTTACATGGTCAAATCAGCAAGATTCACCCAAGCTGGTGAGGCTGGACAGAGTTTTATGTTCTATAGATTGGGATCAGCTTTTTCCTAACAACTTGCTACAAAGTGCCACCATGGATGGATCTAACCATTGCCCACTTTTACTCAGTCTCAATGCTATCAAGCCGGGGAAGGCTAGGTTCCATTTTGAGGGTTTTTGGACCAAATTGGAGGGCTTTCAGGAGACAGTAGAGCTAGCTTGGGCATCTGTTCCAGCGTCTACATGTCCCTTTGCTACCCTGGCTACAAAGTTCAGAGCTACGGTCAAAGGCCTTCAAAGGTGGAGCCATAGGAAGATCGGCCATGTTAACTCTCAACTTGGATTGGCCAAGGAAGTCCTTCATCAATTGGAAATAGCACAAGATGCTCGAATTCTATCTAATCAGGAAAAGTGGTTGCATCGATGGCTTAAGAAGCATTCCTTAGCCCTCTCATCGCTGCAGTGCACAATTGCTAGAAGTCGATCTCGTATAAGCTGGCTCTCCGAGGGAGATGCCAACACAGCTTTGTTCCATTCACATGCCAGGCACCGCAAACGAAAGAACTTCATCTGCAAACTCACCTCTGAGGATGGGCATGTACTCACCAGTCATgaggaaaaggaggaaaatatttttttccttctacagCAGGCTATTGGGTGAAGCTCATGATCGAGAGGTTACTGTCAACCTGGAAGAGCTGCCATCCCACACCATGATCTATCTGGGCTGGAGGCTCCTCTTTCTGAGGAAGAAGTTTGGAAGACGATTTGTTCACTACCTTCTGACAAGGCCCCATGGCCAGGCAGCTTTACTAGCAATTTCTGTAAGGCATGCTTGCCTATAATAATTAAAACTGATGTGATGTCAGCTGTCTCAACCATTTGGAGCAGAAAATTTGGAAACTTTGATCTATTGAATTCAGCCTACATCACTCTCATACCTAAGAAGGATGATGCCATACACATCAAAGAGTACAGACCAATTAGTTTGGTTCACTCCTTTGCCAAGCTCATTACAAAAATATTAGCCAACCGCTTGGCAGGCTGTCTTGATCAGATGGTCTCTTCCAGCCAGAGTGCTTTCATAAATGGGCGGTTTATATAGGACAACTTTATGCTAGTGCAGCAAATGGCTCGTTACCTTCACCAACTGAAGCAAGCTCGGATTCTCTGAAGCTTGATATAACAAAGGCATTTGACTCAGTCTCATGGCCCTTTCTGTTGGAAGTATTGAGAAATTTGGGCTTTGGACAGATCTGGTGTGATATCATCAGTGGCCTGctcactttttcatccacacaGGTGATACTAAATGGCATTCCTGAAGAGAAAATCACATATCAGCGTGGATTGAGGCAAGGGGATCCATTATCGCCAATGTTATTATTCTAGTCATGGATGTGTTATATTACATGGTGAAAAaggcttcagaggaggatctacTTCAACCACTTGCTCGAAGGGCTTTGCATCACCGAATGTCACTCTATGCAGACGATGTGGTATTATTCCTAAGGCCTTCAGCTACTGACATTGATATCACTCTGGACATGCTAGAGCTCTTTAGGAACTCTTCTGGTTTAAGAACCAACATTCAGAAGAGCAGTGTATTGCCTATTCAGTGTAAACCAGAAGATAGGGACACAATTCAGTTGCATCTCCCGTGCCAGCTGCTTGATTTTCCTTGCAAATATCTTGGGTTTCCTCTCTCTTTACACAAATTGACCAAGGCTCAAATCCAACCAATAATAGATAAAATAGCAGACCAACTTCCTGGCTAGAAGGCTAATTTGCTAACAAGGGCAGGAGGAAAGTTCTTGTTCAATTTGTGCTTACTTCCATGCTAATACATTTGTCCATGGCTATGGACCTCCCAGCTTGGGCTCTTAAATCCATTGACAAGATCAGGAGAGGTTTCCTATGGAAGGGAAGAAAGGATGCTAAAGGAGGACATTGCTTGGTAGCTTGGCCCAAAGTTACTCGTCCACCTGAACTAGGGGGTCTTGGCATATCTCAGCTGCAGCAACTTGATTGGGCCCTCAGAATGAGATAGCTCTGGCTTCCTCCCCATCCAAGTACATTGCTCGATCAAATCATTCTTCTTTGTGGCCATCATCTCGGAAGTTGGCAACGGCAGGACCACTCTATTTTGGACTGACAGATAGATCCATGGGCAGAGCCTCGATAAGCTTGTACCACACCTCTTTGGTTCAATCTCTAATCGAGCAAAGAAAATAAGAGTCTAGGAGGCCCTAACTGATGGGTTACTGACATAAGAGGAGCTCTCACCCTGAATGTCCTGGTTGAGTACCTTGGCCTATGGGATCTAGTATCAGAAATAGTACTACAGCCTGAAGTGGAAGATTCTCACATATAGCAATTCTCATCATCCAGAAAATATTCAGCGAAGTCAACATATGAGACGATGTTTATTGGAGCCATCCAATTCAAACCTTGGGAAAGGATATGGAAGACCTAGCCCCCCAATAAATGCAAATTCTTATGTGGCTTGTTGCTCGTAACAAGTGCTGGACAGCTTGCTAAGAGAGGATTGCCGCATCCTGAGCGGTGCTCTTTGTGTGATCAAGAGGAGGAGACAATCGATCATCCGTTACTGTATTGTGTTTTTGCGCGCCAGATTTGGTTTGCAGTTTTGCAAAGACTTGGTCTGCAAGTGCTTGTTCCACAGATTGAGGATCTCTCCTTTGAGGATTGGTGGCACAAGGTGAGCAGCATGGTGAATGGTCAAGTTAAACAGGGGCTAAATTCAATTATAATCTTAGTGGCCTGGTTGCTCTGGAATCATCGAAATTGCTGTGTTTTTGATGGGCTTCAACCTAACCTAAATGGACTTCTGTCTGCTATTAAAGTGTTCGCCCTGCTAGCTAATGGTTAGGTGGAATGGGTTTTTCTTTGTCAAGTTTTTCTTTGTCTTGTAAAAGGGTATTAAAGTGTAGTGTGTGAGTGGGGGTTTTTTCTTCAggtttttctccttttttttaaaaaaaattgtgtacTGGTGACCGGGTGCTTGgcccttctttcttcttaatatatttgATACGCAGCTCGCCTGcgtgttcgaggaaaaaaacaaaaataatctactccctccatcctaaattgtaggtcgttttgactttttagatgcatagtttttctatgcacctggatataatatatgtctagatatataataatagttatgaacttagaaaaattaaaacgacctacgaCTTGAAATagagccaaaacaacctacaatttgaaatagaggAAGTACATCTTAGAACCGAAATGAGGCAGTAGTATAGCTTGGAGACGTTCATACCAAATTAAACCAACATCTTATATTTTAAAATGGAAGGAGTATGCCGTTTTGATGTATAAGATGAGTTTTATGGTTTTACCCCCGTATAGTCTAAATTAGAATTTAACTCTTAATTGCTCTTACATTGTAATATGGGATATGGTAGTTTTTTGGTGCCTAAAAGTTAGTTGTCACTTTAGCCAATAGATGACGACCGTTAAACTTGGATTTGACGTCCCTCTGCCAACCCTATGCACGCTCCCTCTGTCAACCAAAACACCTCGCTCGCGACACCTCGTCTACATGAGGCTTGCACtttgctataaaaagaaaaTCTACCCTTCAAACGAACTAAAAGTATCGAAAGGGCCGCAAGTGATCTCGGGCTTTAGCCTTTCCCAACTTTCATCTCGACACTTGTACGTACATATGCAAAATTAAAAGAATCTTTCATTTCGAAGACCACCACACCCCAATAGCTGACGAACTATCGCTCACCATCATCTTCCCCGACTGGCATTTCCGTGCGTTTTCTCACGAGGGTGACTAAAACCTACGGACAAATAGGCGACGGTCGCGTCCGGCTCCTGCCCGTTTCACCGATTGCGTTGAACGCGCTTCTGGACACCGAATGCATGTTCATGGGACCTATGCATGATGTGAGTCAAACAATCAATGCGATTCAGAATGAGCCAAAACTAATTCTAACGTCTCATTTCGCTTCAAGTTGTCTGGAGGCTTCCATCTTTGATCAACATCCTCCCATCTTCTCTGTTTTAGTTCAGCATCACCGTCTTGCTGTGGCCAAGACTTCAAGATGTAGCCTCGCTCGGTCTTGTGGTTCTTGCAACCCTGCCTATAATAAGAAATGAGAGAACATGCCAGGCCTCACCATTTTTCTTTCATTAGGGATAAAGGACCCACACTACGCAACTGAGGGTCATTAGGGATAAAGGACCATGGCCAAAACTGTGCAAAAGATCAGATCCAGTCGACCGTGCGTGCAGTGCATGATGGCCAGATGTTTGTGCAAGGCAATGCATGCATGCCATATGTGGACCCCCAGCGTAGACGCCGATCGACCCGGACGGGTCAGACGGGGGTGTCTGACTTGGACCGGGTAGACCAGCCAGGCTGGAGAAACAAGAAAACCTGAAAAAAGGCACAAGCTTACACCATCATGAATCGTGACTGATTCGATGTTTGTTACCAAGCGACTACACTCTGAAGGACCGTCCAAAAGGAATTACACTCTGGCGGCACGTGCGTGATTAATAGTTTACTTACAGTAATCCGTTGTTTCGCCATAACATTTTGACGAAGTTGGGAAGGTCTCGTTGTTGTAATTGTAAGATGATGGGAGCTGCTCCGCACTTGTTTCCTACCCCGGTAGCCATTTCTCGGATCGATGCCCGATGACCGTGGAAATTCTAGAAACAAACTTTGGCGTGGCAAACCAGGCAGGTGCAGAACATTGCAAGGAGTACAGGGAGACCTCATGAGGTCAATAACTCAATATCGATTCAGGGACCAGAGATTCTTAGCgcgttccttttttttttgtcttttcttttttgttctcTCTGGCTGTGATATTTGAGCCAGGCTCACGCGCTGCCTGCACTGCACGGCAGCCGCCTGCATCCGGAGTCCGGACCGGACAGGCACGATGCCGCAGCAGAGCTGCAGCGCAGCAATGTGGATGCCGTGGAGGCTGCCACCGCCATGTCGCTGGAGGTGGCGGCTGCTCTCGGCCTTCTTCCTCGGCCTCCTGCTCGCGGAGGCCGCCGTCCATGGCGCAGGGACCCAAGCACCTGctccagcaccagcagctcctcctcctagGCTCCCTCCACCTGAAGGTCTGTTGCCTCGTGTTTCCTTTCCTctcctgctcaccaccagcacGTGAGAATGGCATTGCTCTTCGACTCCAACGCTCCTCTCTTTTGCAGCGCGCGTCCTCCGCCGGATCGCGGCCAAGCTCCGGGTGACACATTGGGACTTGGCCGCCGGCCCGTGCGACGACCCTGCTGCTGGCGTGGACTGCcagtgctccgccgccgccgcttccaacCAGACCGTCTGCCATGTCGTTCGCATGTATGTTGTTAAGCGTGGTTTCTCCAAACTGATTGATGACTATCCTATATCCAAAGGCTGTGTCGTCATACCTGTATTTCAACTGAGCTGATGATCAGGCAACACAGAGTGGATGACAGGAGATTGTGTTGATCGCCTTTATTGCAGAGTCCTCACGGGGCGCAACTTCTCCGGCGAGCTCCCGCCCGACTTCGCCGACCTCCCCTACCTTCAACACCTGTAACAAACTCAACTTCAACCTGTGTCCCACAAACACGTTATCCGTTAATAAAGAGAATAAATAATAATACCCAAACATTTTTCATAGGAAAAGAAATGCTCTTTATTTCCATGTTTCAGAGATCTAAGCCGGAGCTTGTTTCATGGCGGAGTACCCGACCGGTGGGCCCATATGAAGTTAAAACTATTGTGAGTGGCCTTACGCTTTGCTTGTCCAAATTGTTTTCTTGAGTAGTAGAACAGGATGTAGCATGTGGAGCCAGTATTATGGAGTTTTAAAAAGATGCCACAGGCTCTTGCTTTCCTGCAACTTGTGAAGCCACAGTCACTACAGGAAAAGAAACACGGACATTAGAATTGTATTTTAAAGAAAAATGAAGTGCACTATGCATAAGAACATCAAATACAGCACTAAAAAATAGAGGTCCAATTTAATAATTTCTGTAATAAGTTATGGATGCTTGTCGATCAGAATGTAGTTTTGCACAAGAATCCCACATTAACCTTCATTTGAGAGGCTACAAGATACTGCACCTAATCTACTTCCCAGTTAGCAATATAGAGCAGAATAATGTGTTCCATATCCTACAACAGAAAGACAAAGCATGTTTTTATCTGTTGATGCAAGAGTCATGCAGGTTTCTGATGGAAAACAGATTGTCAGGGCCATTTCCCATGGTTCTCACAAAGATCACAACCCTGGCTCAACTGTAAGTAAAAAGTCTGGTGAAAACTATCCCTGTTAACTAGTTTTATGATGAGTTTATTTCTCAAATTCTGACCAGCAAATTAATCCGCAGGGACATTGAAGGCAATGGGTTCTATGGGCCAATCCCTCCTGAAATTGGACAACTCAGTCAAATGGAGAAGCTGTGAGTATTTTGTTTTATACCGCATCAAGGATGCTTATTGGTAGAGTTTGTTAATGTAGTCTACGATGGCTAATATACTGATCTCGAAATTCAGAGTACTATCAACCAATGAGTTCACTGGACCCCTACCAACTAACTTATCTTTATTGACTGATTTAACTGAGTTGTAAGGATACCTTCATCTTTCCAATTTCCCCCTCACTGTTTTACTTTGCAAAGTTTTTTGGTGCTAATGTTTAACTATTGGAACTGGTAACCCCATAACAGGAGGATTTCTAGCAACAATTTATCTGGAAGACTGCCTGACTTTTGGGAAAAATTGGCAAACCTCCAAATATTGTGAGTCAGTGAATTCATGATGATAGGCACCCCACAAAAAATATCTTCTTTATTTGATGAAACACCTCTTGGTGCAGGGAAATAGAAGGATCTTTGTTGGATGGGCCTATTCCCCCCAGCCTATCTAAATTGACAAACCTTCATGACCTGTATGCCAGAGCAATGCTTAAAACTCCCATAATTTTACACATATAATGATATTCACTTACTGGATATAAGTTTTCACAACcctgtaaaaagaaaaaactataaGCCTTCACTAAATTCTGGTTGCATTTCTTTGTGAAACAGAAGGATTAGTGATCTGAGAGGTAGTGGTTCATCTTTCCCTGACTTAAGTCGAATGCCATCCTTGAAGAAATTGTAAGTTCGTGGTTTACTGAAGTTCAAGCTTGCCATATGCCAGCTTTCATATGATACAAAATTTCTCAAATGTAGGATACTAAGGAACTGTTCCATCGGTGGAAGCATCCCGTCTTACATTGGCACATGGACAACTCTTAAGCATCTGTAATAAATCACAATGTAAgtgctaatttttttattattcaCATCTTTTATTATCAACATTGTCTATGCAGGGACCTGAGCTTCAATAGACTAAGTGGGCAAATACCAGCTTCTTTTGCTTATATGGGAAGGGTAGATTACATGTAAGTTGTGGTGTTCTGCGTAAACTGAACCATACATGGCATTTCATCGGGCTCCTTCCTTGAATAAGCCTTGACCAAAATTGTCCTGCAGATATCTATCTGGAAACTCACTCACTGGGAACATACCTGGATGGTTATTGACAAGAAACAAGATCGCGTAAGCTATTGTCTATTTGCACAAACTCTGATACAGTGATACCTACATATATCCATGAAAATATGTCACATACCTTTCTTTTACAGGGCATATTAAAGTTAGCATTAAATTTAAGAAAGGACGACTTCAGCTTTCTAAGATGTTGGTGTGTTAATACAATGCTGATTGCCGAATTGATGATCTAGAAAACTGAAAAAAATGTTCTCTTGTTTCTTAAATGCATCCATGATGTTTGTGATAATGGAAATAGCTTTGAATCATTTGAGATTTCTTCTTATGTTCACTCTTGTTTAACTAGTGTCTGACTAGAAAAAATTGCTCGATACCCTAACTAAGAATTTCAATAGTATAACTATTATTATTGAACTTAAAAGTCAAACTTTCAATCAGTATGATCAAATATAACAAAGAATGATCATATGGACATATGCAGGGACATATCTTTTAATAACTTCACAGCAGGGAGTTCAGGTCCTAGTCAATGCCTTCCAGGGAGTGTGTAAGAAATCTTTAGCATGGTACCCATTCTTCTTGAGCTTCAGTATGTTATGAAAATACATAACCCTTTCATGTGAATCCTTCAATTGCAGCAATGTAGTGGAGAGCTTTTCACCTGAAATGAACAGATTGTAAGATCCTCTACCTTGTTGCTTCAATACATAGAAAACTTTATAGCAATGGAACTGTCTAGACATAATCAAATACTCTAACACGGCACTTTTACCTTCTGTGCAGAAATAGTGTTCAGCCATGCTTGAAAAGGAATTTCCCATGTGTTGCTCTGAATGGAGAATGTAAGTTGATGTTTTGTGTTGCTTCACAGTTAGTTCTAAAGCATCAGTAGACCAAAATGCACTCAtgtaaaaaaacaaagaagaaaTGATTTGTTTACATGCATTTCACATGGATGCTGATAATTGTGACAGACAAGGGTAGCATTGATAATGATTAATGAACTTTGGATAAGTTACAaattgcaattgcttgtaggATTACAAAACCAAAATGGTAAACTGGAAATAAACATACCCATTAAAATCACTAACTGGTATTTGTGGCTACGTCCAACACAAAGGTACATTGGTTTTAATGTACACAATGCTCAGGTTGTGGTTAGTACTTAGTTTTCTTCTTGTTTTAGCACTGGAGCTGCATGGAACATTTACCTACACTTTTTTCACAGATCAAACTTCTTTGCATATCAATTGTGGTGACAAAGAAGTAATTATTAACCAAACCAAATACGAAGCTGACACAACACCGAAAGGTGCTTCATTGCTGTATGTAAGCCCAGGCTCAAACTGGGCATTCAGCAGCACTGGGAACTTCATGGATGACAACATCACTGATGACAACTTCATTGCAACAAGCACATCAAAATTGGCCATGCCCAATTCAGAGCTGTACACCAAAGCCCGCCTTTCTCCTCTTTCGCTCACATATTACGGGCTTTGTATGTTCAGTGGGGCCTACACAGTTAAGCTTCACTTTGCTGAAATTCTATTCACAAATGACAGCACATTTTGTAGCCTTGGCAAAAGAAGATTCAATGTGTTCATACAGGTAAACTAGATGCTAGTGTTTCATTTCTAATAAAACATGTTCCTTTGTCAGTAGTGATACTAACAATAGGCTGTTTAACCTCAGGGGAGAATGGTGCTAGAGGATTTCGATATCAAACAGTCAGCTGGTGCGGTTGGAAAGCCAGTTATCAAGACATTTCAAACACATGTCATAAATCATACACTAGAGATTCAGTTCTATTGGGCAGGCAGAGGGACAAGAAGCATTCCATATAGAGGTTCTTACGGCCCTCTGATATCTGCAATATCAGTAACTCCAAGTGTGTCCTGTTGTCTCATGAATCTGTCAATTTTGCACATTTGCTCCATTAATTACAACGGGCAAGGACACAATATGTCATGTCAGACtagaatcttgaaataaaaaTGTTTTTTCCCTAACTATCTGGCAATTTGGATCTTGTTTGTTCATGTTCAGATTTCAAGCCTCCGCTGGCTGTTGAACCTCCCAAAACTGGCAGTAGCAAAAAGGCCGCAAGGGCATCTATGTCTGATGCTTTGGTGTTTGGAATCCCTATTATAGCAATTTTCTCTGCTCTGATTGTCGGCATTTATTTTATTAATCAGAGGAGAAAGAGTTTGATGCATAAAGGTACTAGAGTAACTTTCTTATTCAACTCATTTCAAATATTATGTTATGTAATAAAATGGTAGCTATCTTTCACTTTTTAGTTAAGTCGCGTGCTAAAGCACATGTACTGCTCAGCAGTACTATGAATTTAAAGATACCGTGAATCTAAAATAAACAGAAACTAGATACAAATTTCCCTTGGCTATAAAGCAGTTAACTCAGGATAGTAAAGCTTTTGCATAGTTATACCTGGGCACAAAGAAATAATCCCTATCTATGTTAGTATATACATTAACGACTGCATATAAATCCTTTCAATAGATCTCCAAACCCT from Setaria italica strain Yugu1 chromosome II, Setaria_italica_v2.0, whole genome shotgun sequence encodes the following:
- the LOC101771806 gene encoding probable LRR receptor-like serine/threonine-protein kinase At1g07650 isoform X3 encodes the protein MPQQSCSAAMWMPWRLPPPCRWRWRLLSAFFLGLLLAEAAVHGAGTQAPAPAPAAPPPRLPPPEARVLRRIAAKLRVTHWDLAAGPCDDPAAGVDCQCSAAAASNQTVCHVVRIVLTGRNFSGELPPDFADLPYLQHLDLSRSLFHGGVPDRWAHMKLKLLFLMENRLSGPFPMVLTKITTLAQLDIEGNGFYGPIPPEIGQLSQMEKLVLSTNEFTGPLPTNLSLLTDLTELRISSNNLSGRLPDFWEKLANLQILRISDLRGSGSSFPDLSRMPSLKKLILRNCSIGGSIPSYIGTWTTLKHLDLSFNRLSGQIPASFAYMGRVDYIYLSGNSLTGNIPGWLLTRNKIADISFNNFTAGSSGPSQCLPGSVNVVESFSPEMNRLNSVQPCLKRNFPCVALNGEYQTSLHINCGDKEVIINQTKYEADTTPKGASLLYVSPGSNWAFSSTGNFMDDNITDDNFIATSTSKLAMPNSELYTKARLSPLSLTYYGLCMFSGAYTVKLHFAEILFTNDSTFCSLGKRRFNVFIQGRMVLEDFDIKQSAGAVGKPVIKTFQTHVINHTLEIQFYWAGRGTRSIPYRGSYGPLISAISVTPNFKPPLAVEPPKTGSSKKAARASMSDALVFGIPIIAIFSALIVGIYFINQRRKSLMHKDLQTLDLQNGSFTLRQMKAATSNFNTANKIGEGGFGSVYKGLLSDGTVIAVKQLSSRSKQGNREFVNEIGMISALQHPNLVKLYGCCTEGNQLLLVYEYMENNCLARALFVEQHRLRLDWATRRKICLGIAKGLAYLHEESAIRIVHRDIKASNILLDKDLNAKISDFGLAKLNEDDHTHISTKVAGTIGYMAPEYAMRGYLTDKADVYSFGVVALEIVSGKSNTNYRPKEDFVYLLDWACVLQERGTLLELVDSDLGSNYSTEEALCMLNVALLCTTAAPTLRPKMSEVVNLLEGRTSLQPLLSDLSLAENSLSSSAVRMNFWQILSKGQSLAAQALCNDTNGVMDQQP
- the LOC101771806 gene encoding probable LRR receptor-like serine/threonine-protein kinase At1g07650 isoform X4, with the protein product MPQQSCSAAMWMPWRLPPPCRWRWRLLSAFFLGLLLAEAAVHGAGTQAPAPAPAAPPPRLPPPEARVLRRIAAKLRVTHWDLAAGPCDDPAAGVDCQCSAAAASNQTVCHVVRIVLTGRNFSGELPPDFADLPYLQHLDLSRSLFHGGVPDRWAHMKLKLLFLMENRLSGPFPMVLTKITTLAQLDIEGNGFYGPIPPEIGQLSQMEKLVLSTNEFTGPLPTNLSLLTDLTELRISSNNLSGRLPDFWEKLANLQILEIEGSLLDGPIPPSLSKLTNLHDLRISDLRGSGSSFPDLSRMPSLKKLILRNCSIGGSIPSYIGTWTTLKHLDLSFNRLSGQIPASFAYMGRVDYIYLSGNSLTGNIPGWLLTRNKIADISFNNFTAGSSGPSQCLPGSVNVVESFSPEMNRLNSVQPCLKRNFPCVALNGEYQTSLHINCGDKEVIINQTKYEADTTPKGASLLYVSPGSNWAFSSTGNFMDDNITDDNFIATSTSKLAMPNSELYTKARLSPLSLTYYGLCMFSGAYTVKLHFAEILFTNDSTFCSLGKRRFNVFIQGRMVLEDFDIKQSAGAVGKPVIKTFQTHVINHTLEIQFYWAGRGTRSIPYRGSYGPLISAISVTPNFKPPLAVEPPKTGSSKKAARASMSDALVFGIPIIAIFSALIVGIYFINQRRKSLMHKDLQTLDLQNGSFTLRQMKAATSNFNTANKIGEGGFGSVYKGLLSDGTVIAVKQLSSRSKQGNREFVNEIGMISALQHPNLVKLYGCCTEGNQLLLVYEYMENNCLARALFVEQHRLRLDWATRRKICLGIAKGLAYLHEESAIRIVHRDIKASNILLDKDLNAKISDFGLAKLNEDDHTHISTKVAGTMLVFCRKEELSWNW
- the LOC101771806 gene encoding probable LRR receptor-like serine/threonine-protein kinase At1g07650 isoform X1, which encodes MPQQSCSAAMWMPWRLPPPCRWRWRLLSAFFLGLLLAEAAVHGAGTQAPAPAPAAPPPRLPPPEARVLRRIAAKLRVTHWDLAAGPCDDPAAGVDCQCSAAAASNQTVCHVVRIVLTGRNFSGELPPDFADLPYLQHLDLSRSLFHGGVPDRWAHMKLKLLFLMENRLSGPFPMVLTKITTLAQLDIEGNGFYGPIPPEIGQLSQMEKLVLSTNEFTGPLPTNLSLLTDLTELRISSNNLSGRLPDFWEKLANLQILEIEGSLLDGPIPPSLSKLTNLHDLRISDLRGSGSSFPDLSRMPSLKKLILRNCSIGGSIPSYIGTWTTLKHLDLSFNRLSGQIPASFAYMGRVDYIYLSGNSLTGNIPGWLLTRNKIADISFNNFTAGSSGPSQCLPGSVNVVESFSPEMNRLNSVQPCLKRNFPCVALNGEYQTSLHINCGDKEVIINQTKYEADTTPKGASLLYVSPGSNWAFSSTGNFMDDNITDDNFIATSTSKLAMPNSELYTKARLSPLSLTYYGLCMFSGAYTVKLHFAEILFTNDSTFCSLGKRRFNVFIQGRMVLEDFDIKQSAGAVGKPVIKTFQTHVINHTLEIQFYWAGRGTRSIPYRGSYGPLISAISVTPNFKPPLAVEPPKTGSSKKAARASMSDALVFGIPIIAIFSALIVGIYFINQRRKSLMHKDLQTLDLQNGSFTLRQMKAATSNFNTANKIGEGGFGSVYKGLLSDGTVIAVKQLSSRSKQGNREFVNEIGMISALQHPNLVKLYGCCTEGNQLLLVYEYMENNCLARALFVEQHRLRLDWATRRKICLGIAKGLAYLHEESAIRIVHRDIKASNILLDKDLNAKISDFGLAKLNEDDHTHISTKVAGTIGYMAPEYAMRGYLTDKADVYSFGVVALEIVSGKSNTNYRPKEDFVYLLDWACVLQERGTLLELVDSDLGSNYSTEEALCMLNVALLCTTAAPTLRPKMSEVVNLLEGRTSLQPLLSDLSLAENSLSSSAVRMNFWQILSKGQSLAAQALCNDTNGVMDQQP